Proteins co-encoded in one Nematostella vectensis chromosome 15, jaNemVect1.1, whole genome shotgun sequence genomic window:
- the LOC5522336 gene encoding coiled-coil domain-containing protein 34 — MALFLEDSIGDSTRSLLSPLGGELIRQDSREQETCSENSINSALDESVGSKASVRSSELESYLKKNTPNSESTPKAQSSKSRRTSSRISTSCSTRSNSYYSDFSSESKSSKKEVYEKALSPWEEWLVRKTAEQREKQMRIREKRRKEKEEFEKQRKLKEDKQKEIEEKINEWIDKKNKEILKSKTSSQKLQEQKQAEKEEQNRTIEEKSKIAFDKWMSEKLKRDSKKKEEEERKAREEKDKLIEKKMKSEQAYEEWLKKAKSRPKSIPDNYCYAGGVLTAYYNWGSYPTPNYCNPMPWVQSAPKRNRAHRHAKRELQPPSPPLLFKEQEQRSRESIGKGRS, encoded by the coding sequence ATGGCATTGTTTTTAGAAGATTCTATTGGAGATTCGACGAGATCACTTCTTTCTCCCCTTGGAGGTGAACTTATCCGACAAGATTCCAGAGAACAAGAAACTTGCTCGGAAAATTCCATTAATAGTGCCTTGGACGAATCTGTTGGCTCGAAAGCAAGCGTAAGAAGTAGTGAGCTAGaaagctatttaaaaaagaatacCCCGAACTCAGAATCGACCCCGAAAGCCCAGAGCAGTAAAAGTAGGCGTACTTCAAGTAGAATTTCGACAAGTTGCTCTACCAGGAGTAATAGTTACTATTCTGACTTCAGCAGCGAAAGTAAAAGCTCTAAAAAAGAAGTGTATGAAAAGGCGCTTAGTCCTTGGGAGGAATGGTTAGTTAGGAAAACGGCCGAACAACGCGAAAAACAGATGCGTATAAGAGagaaaagaaggaaagaaaaggaagaatttgaaaaacaaagaaagttGAAGGAGGATAAACAGAAAGAAATAGAGGAGAAGATAAATGAATGGATTGACAAGAAGAATAAGGAAATTCTTAAAAGTAAGACTAGTTCCCAGAAACTTCAAGAACAGAAACAGGCTGAAAAAGAGGAGCAAAATCGAACTATTGAGGAGAAATCAAAAATTGCTTTTGACAAGTGGATGTCAGAGAAGCTTAAGCGAGATAGCAAGAAGAAAGAGGAGGAGGAAAGAAAGGCCAGAGAGGAAAAGGATAAACtgattgaaaagaaaatgaaaagtgAACAGGCATATGAAGAATGGCTAAAGAAGGCCAAATCTCGCCCTAAAAGTATTCCTGATAATTATTGCTACGCTGGAGGTGTTCTTACGGCTTATTATAACTGGGGGTCATACCCCACACCTAATTACTGTAATCCCATGCCATGGGTCCAATCGGCACCTAAAAGAAATAGGGCACATAGACACGCTAAAAGAGAACTACAACCACCTTCACCACCCCTTCTTTTCAAAGAGCAAGAACAAAGAAGTAGAGAAAGTATTGGTAAAGGGAGAAGTTGA
- the LOC5522212 gene encoding transmembrane protein 19 — protein MNAEFILRAGFAFVVSIFISRRGFRSKSLDLSGALAAVLVGFACALSSLCFFSSLLAFFLSSSRLTNFRAEVKRELEDDFKEGGQRNWVQVMCNGGIATLVSLIYVVDKGCGERYIDYAHDFDASLMAMAVLGALACSCGDTWSSEIGTAIKSHTPRLITTLRKVPVGTNGGVTIPGTVASMTGGLFVGLAYYGTLYLTVLMRVKVEVPPQWPIIFIGLVAGFFGSIIDSFLGATVQYSGFCSVKKHVVNRPTATAKHISGILLLDNHAVNLVSSAVTGFAMPIFGYYVWKYVNDSNHLVVMDS, from the exons ATGAATGCTGAGTTTATCCTTCGAGCGGGTTTCGCCTTTGTGGtcagtatttttatttcaagaagAGGATTTCGGAGTAAATCTCTCGATCTCTCAGGTGCTTTGGCGGCCGTCTTGGTTGGGTTTGCCTGTGCTCTGAGTAGTCTCTGCTTCTTTTCGTCGCTTCTCGCCTTCTTCCTTAGTTCTTCAAGACTCACAAATTTTAGAGCCGAAGTTAAAAGAGAACTAGAAGATGATTTTAAAGAAG GAGGCCAACGTAACTGGGTTCAAGTAATGTGCAATGGAGGCATCGCCACCTTGGTGTCGCTCATATATGTGGTAGACAAAGGATGTGGAGAACGCTACATAGACTATGCCCATGACTTTGATGCCTCATTGATGGCTATGGCTGTATTAGGTGCCTTGGCTTGTAGCTGTGGAGACACATGGTCATCAGAAATTGGCACCGCCATAAAAAGTCACACCCCTCGTCTGATAACAACCCTGCGCAAGGTTCCTGTGGGAACAAATGGTGGTGTCACCATACCAGGAACTGTTGCTAGCATGACTGGAGGTTTATTTGTCGGATTAGCCTATTATGGGACCCTGTATCTTACAGTGCTAATGCGTGTCAAGGTTGAAGTACCTCCGCAGTGGCCAATCATATTTATTGGACTTGTTGCTGGCTTCTTTGGATCAATAATAGACTCATTTCTTGGTGCAACAGTGCAATATTCTGGCTTCTGTTCTGTCAAAAAGCATGTTGTGAACAGACCTACTGCAACCGCCAAGCATATCTCTGGAATCCTCTTGCTAGACAACCATGCAGTTAACCTTGTGTCCTCAGCAGTTACTGGCTTTGCAATGCCCATATTTGGGTACTATGTGTGGAAGTATGTTAATGACAGCAACCACTTGGTAGTCATGGATAGCTGA
- the LOC5522335 gene encoding bcl-2 homologous antagonist/killer, protein MASAGDLPPEEGVQQEPSEDSEKTVVSETEGVFRYFMYQRFQDEAERGDTEVQFTEARSDALEELRSCNDTSRQHIATIGRRLGEVGDEIDAKYRDQFHDMIESLHLTPGTAYDTFAAVARRLFRSGISWGRIIALLCFGYEIAITVIRRGFSGSFLRRIIRFVVDFIFRERIARWIAEHGGWRSVMDFRLSEPSWYTVGTVIILGTVVALWAANRLKK, encoded by the exons ATGGCGAGCGCTGGTGATTTACCCCCGGAAGAAGGGGTCCAACAGGAGCCATCAGAGGACTCCGAAAAGACTGTTGTTAGTGAAACCGAAGGTGTTTTCCGTTATTTTATGTACCAGCGATTTCAAGATGAAGCCGAACGAGGTGATACTGAAGTTCAGTTTACAGAGGCGAGATCCGATGCTTTGGAAGAACTTCGCTCTTGTAACGATACATCAAGGCAACATATTGCGACCATTGGCCGACGTCTGGGGGAAGTTGGAGATGAAATCGATGCTAAATATAGAGACCAATTCCATGACATGATAGAAAGCTTGCATCTCACGCCGGGAACAGCCTACGATACATTTGCCGCGGTTGCCCGCCGACTATTTCGTTCTGGTATAAGTTGGGGAAGAATCATCGCTTTACTGTGCTTTGGATACGAGATTGCGATTACTGTTATACGAAGAGGATTCAGCGGGAGCTTCCTTAGAAGGATTATTCGCTTTGTTGTGGACTTTATATTTCGCGAGAGGATAGCAAGATGGATTGCAGAGCACGGTGGCTGG AGATCTGTCATGGACTTCAGACTGTCTGAGCCAAGCTGGTACACTGTCGGCACCGTTATCATCCTCGGCACTGTAGTTGCACTATGGGCTGCAAATCGTCTCAAGAAGTGA
- the LOC5522211 gene encoding CGG triplet repeat-binding protein 1: MLQIEQKSIQVEHVDNKLLFCSTFNIIVDHLRKSKVDKHLQSNSHFEKKSRADEFKQQTVNTAFQCKTEPQLEKAKVCQEWLRACTAANIPLHKSDNALLRTFLNTRVVNGGAIPKASQLRDYYLFDVYEVEKADLQQLVKNKNVAKIVGELSDEEGRYVLDVLAVLLDLDELSPSGNSVAYLLDTHFLEATNNRTVAQAVVKTVHECGIDYDNV, translated from the coding sequence ATGCTGCAGATCGAGCAAAAAAGTATCCAAGTGGAACATGTCGATAACAAATTGCTGTTCTGTTCAACATTCAATATCATTGTCGATCATTTGAGGAAGTCTAAAGTCGATAAGCATCTGCAATCAAATTCTCATTTCGAAAAAAAGAGCCGAGCAGACGAGTTCAAACAGCAAACAGTGAATACGGCGTTCCAATGCAAGACCGAGCCCCAGCTGGAAAAAGCGAAAGTCTGCCAGGAGTGGCTAAGAGCATGCACGGCTGCAAACATTCCGCTCCACAAGTCTGATAATGCTCTTCTACGAACATTTCTGAACACAAGAGTGGTCAATGGAGGTGCAATCCCCAAAGCGTCACAGCTTCGCGATTACTACCTGTTTGACGTTTATGAGGTAGAAAAAGCCGACCTCCAACAGTTAGTAAAGAATAAGAATGTGGCCAAAATTGTAGGCGAGTTGAGCGACGAGGAGGGGAGATATGTGCTTGACGTACTAGCGGTTTTATTGGACTTAGATGAGCTATCTCCTAGTGGAAACTCAGTGGCGTATTTGTTGGACACTCACTTCCTTGAAGCCACTAATAATAGAACTGTGGCACAGGCAGTTGTGAAGACAGTGCACGAATGTGGGATTGATTATGACAATGTTTGA